The window ACACCATCGGCTTCAATGGATAACTCCCGAACCTCCTTGCCGCCTTCAGGAACCACACCGTCTTCAAAGACGGCCTCGCGTAGTGCCTCAGCATCCCGGGCGGCCTTTTCTCCAGCATCCTGAACCTTAGACCAGACGGTCATCCAGTGAATCCCCGGTACTAGAAAACCCATAACCCGGGCCGCGCGCCTGAAGGGCATCTCCGTGCCTAGCTCCAGGATCATACGGGTCATCCGCGGTGTCACCCGTTGGCGTTCAGGGATTCCCAAGGCTTCGTCCAGAAGGAACCGGTACGCGCCGGTCTTCTGGTTACGGTACAGTCGGCGCTTAACCGTAATCTCACCGAAGCTGGTGACCAGGGTCCGCGACCGCTGTCCCACGTTCTTGAGGGCTGGATCCCGCTTGCCGCTTAACTCAAGGTCAATGTGTGCCAGCGCCTCCTCCAGCATTTTGCCGCCTGCCTGTTGAACCAACCGCTGCACCCGCTCTTCCAACTCATCCACATCGCGCACCGACCTGAACACCTCAAAAATTCCCTTGGCCAGAAACAGGACTACCTCAAGCAGAAAGCGAATCTTGAACATGAGACCTCACTCCTTTGGCGGGGAGGGCTTCCCCTCAGGGGAAGCCGTTTTGAGGTCTCACTTCTATTTCCGACCTCACATCTCCTACTTAAACCTTACACTCACCCGGGCTCACTGCTGTTCAGTTGCTGTTCCTAATCCCTATTCTCCAGGCAAACCCGCAAACCCTTGACCAGTTGGTGTTCGTCGAAAGAAAACATCCACACCTCACCCCCCGTGCCGAAACCGGTATCACCTGTAGCATACCGCACCGCGGGGGCGCCGGGCAATTTCGCCTTGTATCTCCCCCGAGTTCGACAGTTCCGGGCCATTTTCTAGGCATTCGGAAAACTAAAACCCAGTAATATCAATACTTTGCGGGCTCAGGCATTGCGTAAATCCAAAAAAGGCATAGATATACGTTTTGATAAGTTGGGTATTGTCGAATCACTGGTACACGTGCTACAATATAGATATGTATATCCGCACTACCGTCCGCAAGAACAAAAACGAAACCCAAACCTGCTACGTGCAACTGGCCCACAATACTTGGAACCCTGAAACACGTCGTTCCGAGGTCCAGGTGCTCTACAACTTCGGCCGTGCAGAAAACGTGGACCGCGCGGGCCTGGAGCGCCTGGCCCGGAGTATTTGCCGCTACCTGGGGCCGGATGAGTTGCTGCGCTTTGAAGCCCGCCGCAACTACGGTACGGAATTCGGGTTTGAAAGTTCCAAGCCCTTCGGTGGCGCCTGGGTACTGCAAGGACTATGGAAACACCTGGGTGTGGACCGGATTCTTACGCAACTGCTCAAAGAACGCAAGTTCCAGAGCCCGGTGGAACGGACCATTTTCGCCCTGGTGGCCAACCGGGCCCTGGCTCCCATGAGCAAGCGCGCCGTGGAAGAGTGGGTGGCCCAGGACGTATACATCCCGGACTTGCCGGAGATCCCGCTCCACCACCTCTACCGGGCCATGGACTTCTTGCTGGAGGCCGAGGAATCCTTGCAGTACCAAGTCTTTTGTCAAGTCAGCCATCTCTTTAATCTGGAGGTGGACCTTTTGTACTTTGACACCACCTCCACTTACTTCGAGATCGAAACCGAAGATGACGAGGGTTTAAGGCGTAAGGGTCACTCCAAGGACTCCCGGCCGGATCTGCCCCAAGCGGTGATCGGTCTCGCGGTGACCAGGGACGGTATCCCGGTACGCTGCTGGGTATGGCCGGGCAACACCGCCGATATGTCCGTGGTCCAGGAGGTCAAAAAAGACCTCGTGGGCTGGAAGCTTGGCCGGGTGATCACCGTCCTGGACCGCGGCATGGCTTCCGAGGAGAACCTGCGCTATCTGCAAAGGGCCGGCGGCCACTACATTGCCGGCGAGCGCATGCGGGCCGGCAAGAACACGGTGGAAAAGGCGCTTTCCCACCCGGGCCGCTTCAAGACCGTGCGCGACAACCTGGAGGTCAAGGAGATCGTCATCGGCGACGGCGAGGCCAGCACCCGCTACGTCCTGGTCCGCAACCCCGAGGAGGCCGAGTGGGACAAGGCCAAGCGCGAAGAGACCCTGGACAAACTCAAGCTTGAGTTGGCCCGTATCGGCGAACTAAACGGTGCGCCCCACACCAAGGCGGTCTGCAGTATCATCGCTCACCCCACCTACGGCCGCTACCTCAAGACCGACAAGCGCGGCCAACCCCGGATCGACAAGGACAAGATCAAGGCCGAGGAACGCCTGGACGGCAAGTACCTCCTGCGTACTTCAGATGACACCCTCGCCCCGGAGGACGTGGCCCTCGGCTACAAGCAGTTGCTGCAGGTGGAGGATGCCTTCCGCACCCTGAAGAGCACCCTGGAGCTGCGGCCCGACCACCCTTCGGGTGGTACCCGCCACCGGCTGGAGGACCGCATCCGTGCCCACGTGCTGCTCTGCTGGTTGGCCCTGCTCCTGGTCCGGATAGCGGAGAACCAAACTGGACAGACCTGGCGCACCATCCGTGCACACCTGCAGCGAATGCACGTGGGTGAGTTCCAGTTCCCCACGGCACGTGTGCATCAGCGCACTGAAACAGAACCTGATCAACACCAATTGTTCAAAGCCCTGAAAATCCCCCAACCCCCGAAAATACTGAACATCACTACTTCTGACTGCCGGATAACCTAGATAAACACCTATAATTTTCCTATTCCCCCGGAGCCCTTGGGGGAAGCCTTGTTGTGCCATTGGTTTATCTAGCAGCTGTCGAACCCGGGTCTCCTTGTATCTTCTTTCCCCCGCGACCGCCGCCGGAAAAGAAAAACGCCCGCTGGAGCGGGCACGTGACAGGAAAAGTCCCATATTTGTTTGACAGGAGGGGAATTTCTACTTGACAGGGACGTAGTCTTGGGCCACGATTTCCTGGCCTTCGGGGCCCAGGCAGAAGTCAATGTATTCCTTGACCAGTCCGGACGGTTCTCCCCTGGTCAGGTACAGGAACGGGCGAGATATTTTGTAGGTGCCGTTCCGGATGTTCTCCGCTGTGGGCGCAACGCCGTCCACTTCAACCGTCTTGACAGTGGTATCCAGGTATCCTATGGAGGTGTAACCGATTGCGTTCGGATTTCCGGCTACGGCCGCCTTGACCCCGCCGCTGGACGGCTGGACGATCGCCCGCACCG is drawn from Candidatus Desulforudis audaxviator MP104C and contains these coding sequences:
- a CDS encoding IS1634 family transposase, yielding MYIRTTVRKNKNETQTCYVQLAHNTWNPETRRSEVQVLYNFGRAENVDRAGLERLARSICRYLGPDELLRFEARRNYGTEFGFESSKPFGGAWVLQGLWKHLGVDRILTQLLKERKFQSPVERTIFALVANRALAPMSKRAVEEWVAQDVYIPDLPEIPLHHLYRAMDFLLEAEESLQYQVFCQVSHLFNLEVDLLYFDTTSTYFEIETEDDEGLRRKGHSKDSRPDLPQAVIGLAVTRDGIPVRCWVWPGNTADMSVVQEVKKDLVGWKLGRVITVLDRGMASEENLRYLQRAGGHYIAGERMRAGKNTVEKALSHPGRFKTVRDNLEVKEIVIGDGEASTRYVLVRNPEEAEWDKAKREETLDKLKLELARIGELNGAPHTKAVCSIIAHPTYGRYLKTDKRGQPRIDKDKIKAEERLDGKYLLRTSDDTLAPEDVALGYKQLLQVEDAFRTLKSTLELRPDHPSGGTRHRLEDRIRAHVLLCWLALLLVRIAENQTGQTWRTIRAHLQRMHVGEFQFPTARVHQRTETEPDQHQLFKALKIPQPPKILNITTSDCRIT